From a single Sander vitreus isolate 19-12246 chromosome 2, sanVit1, whole genome shotgun sequence genomic region:
- the LOC144532543 gene encoding uncharacterized protein LOC144532543 — MYFTFSQWTQKLLSHDDFGYCSRKHRTENFHQQRKFIFYLEERSNQTVDMKFGLLVVLAVAVLVPSLSEGRTVSRCELREKLGQAITLPPRLQKFKQQYLAIVICEVNSRSRLNTGLVKVFGKRRTTTTAKPTTMVTTPPTTTQTTTTQPTTTQMNQTQPTTTQMNQTQPTMTQLTTTEPTTNPSTTTEPTTNPSTTTEPTTNPSTTTEPTTTPSTTTEPTTNPSTTTEPTTTPSTTTEPTTTQSTTTEPTTTQSTTTEPTTTQSTTTEPTTTQSTTTEPTTTQSTTTEPTTTQSTTTEPTTTQSTTTELTTTQSTTTELTTTQSTTTEPTTTQSTTTELTTTQSTTTELTTTQSTTTEPTTTQLTSTQPTTTAPTTTQPIPTGDTNRTVAGRSRRKRKASSEESDSAEMALRLEDLLNQHNEPADEDEAEEGGERKKRSSEDRSSEDRSSEETKQSSFGLYGIFQLSDKTFCNSGYRSSKNKCNTACDAFTDDNIMDDIDCFVKTDQWGLFLKSASRLCQIGTRNYFDECK, encoded by the exons ATGTACTTCACGTTTTCACAATGGACACAGAAACTGTTGAGTCATGATGACTTTGGCTATTGTTCCCGTAA ACACAGAACTGAAAACTTCCATCAACAAAGGAAGTTTATATTCTACTTGGAAGAACGTTCGAACC AAACCGTTGACATGAAGTTTGGGTTGCTGGTGGTATTGGCGGTGGCCGTTCTGGTGCCCAGCCTGTCCGAGGGCCGGACTGTCTCCAGATGCGAGCTGAGAGAAAAGCTCGGGCAGGCGATCACGCTGCCACCACGTCTTCAAAAGTTCAAGCAACAATACCTGGCAATAG TTATCTGTGAGGTGAACAGCCGGTCCCGTCTCAACACCGGCCTGGTCAAGGTGTTCGGCAAACGCAGAACTACAACCACAGCCAAACCAACAACTATGGTCACAACACCACCGACTACCACCCAAACGACTACCACACAACCGACTACCACCCAAATGAACCAAACCCAACCGACTACCACCCAAATGAACCAAACCCAACCGACTATGACCCAATTAACAACTACAGAACCGACTACCAATCCATCAACAACTACAGAACCGACTACCAATCCATCAACAACTACAGAACCGACTACCAATCCATCAACAACTACAGAACCGACTACCACCCCATCAACAACTACAGAACCGACTACCAATCCATCAACAACTACAGAACCGACTACCACCCCATCAACAACTACAGAACCGACTACCACCCAATCAACAACTACAGAACCGACTACCACCCAATCAACAACTACAGAACCGACTACCACCCAATCAACAACTACAGAACCGACTACCACCCAATCAACAACTACAGAACCGACTACCACCCAATCAACAACTACAGAACCGACTACCACCCAATCAACAACTACAGAACCGACTACCACCCAATCAACAACTACAGAACTGACTACCACCCAATCAACAACTACAGAACTGACTACCACCCAATCAACAACTACAGAACCGACTACCACCCAATCAACAACTACAGAACTGACTACCACCCAATCAACAACTACAGAACTGACTACCACCCAATCAACAACTACAGAACCGACTACCACCCAACTGACTAGCACCCAACCGACTACCACCGCTCCAACGACCACCCAACCAATCCCAACAGGTGACACAAACAGAACCGTAGCTGGCCGCAGCAGAAGAAAGCGCAAGGCAAGCAGCGAGGAGTCTGACTCGGCAGAGATGGCCTTGAGGCTGGAGGACCTGCTGAACCAGCACAACGAGCCGGCAGATGAAGACGAGGCTGAGGAAGGTGGGGAACGTAAGAAGCGATCCAGTGAGGACCGATCCAGTGAGGACCGATCCAGTGAGGAGACCAAGCAGTCGTCTTTCGGCCTTTATGGGATCTTCCAGCTGTCTGACAAGACCTTCTGTAACTCCGGTTATCGCTCCTCCAAAAACAAGTGCAACACAGCCTGCGATG CCTTCACTgatgacaacattatggatgACATTGATTGCTTTGTGAAGACTGATCAGTGGGG GTTGTTTTTGAAGTCCGCCTCTCGTCTTTGCCAAATTGGCACCAGGAACTACTTTGATGAGTGTAAATGA
- the LOC144530928 gene encoding uncharacterized protein LOC144530928 → MKFGLLVVLAVAVLVPSLSEGRTVSRCELKEKLEQAITLPPQLQKFKEEYLAIVICEVNSRSRLNTNQVKVFGKRTTTVDTLAPRVNGTTAAPTTIQLNTTGTKTTAPTTTRPIPTGATNSTLGTNGTRAGINRRKRDASSEESDPAEMESSEEPSGKKSSLSLGLYGIFKMSEETVGQESSKKSSKAASSEESSKESSKAASSKSDEDEDSDIKDKDSDDKDEDEDEDSDDKDKDSDDKDKDSDDKDEDEDEEGGKRKKRSIEDQSSEESEQSSLGLYGLFQLSDETFCSSGYRSSKNKCNTTCDAFTDDNIMDDIACFVKTDQWRLFLKSASRLCQIGTKNYFDECK, encoded by the exons ATGAAGTTTGGGTTGCTGGTGGTATTGGCGGTGGCCGTTCTGGTGCCCAGCCTGTCCGAGGGCCGGACCGTCTCCAGATGTGAGCTGAAAGAAAAGCTTGAGCAGGCGATCACGCTACCGCCACAGCTTCAAAAGTTCAAGGAGGAATACCTGGCAATAG TTATCTGTGAGGTCAACAGCCGGTCCCGTCTGAACACCAACCAGGTCAAGGTGTTCGGCAAACGCACAACTACGGTCGACACTCTCGCACCACGAGTCAATGGAACGACCGCTGCACCAACAACTATCCAACTGAATACCACCGGAACAAAGACCACCGCACCAACTACCACCAGACCAATCCCAACAGGTGCCACAAATTCAACCCTAGGCACAAACGGAACCAGAGCTGGCATCAACAGAAGAAAGCGTGATGCAAGCAGCGAGGAGTCTGACCCAGCAGAGATGGAGTCCAGTGAGGAGCCATCCGGTAAGAAGAGCAGTTTGTCTCTCGGCCTTTACGGGATCTTCAAGATGTCTGAAGAGACTGTCGGCCAGGAGAGCAGCAAGAAGAGCAGCAAGGCAGCGAGCAGCGAGGAGAGCAGCAAGGAGAGCAGCAAGGCGGCAAGCAGCAAATCCGATGAGGATGAAGACAGTGATATCAAGGATAAAGACAGTGATGACAAGGATGAAGACGAGGATGAAGACAGTGATGACAAGGATAAAGACAGTGATGACAAGGATAAAGACAGTGATGACAAGGATGAAGACGAGGATGAGGAAGGTGGGAAACGTAAGAAGCGATCCATCGAGGACCAATCCAGTGAGGAGAGCGAGCAGTCGTCTCTCGGCCTTTACGGGCTCTTCCAGCTGTCTGACGAGACCTTCTGCAGTTCTGGTTATCGCTCctccaaaaacaaatgcaacacaaCCTGCGATG CCTTCACTgatgacaacattatggatgACATCGCTTGCTTTGTGAAGACTGATCAGTGGAG GTTGTTTTTGAAGTCCGCCTCTCGTCTTTGCCAAATTGGCACCAAGAACTACTTTGATGAGTGTAAATGA